The Anaerobranca gottschalkii DSM 13577 region CCTTAAGCCTATGTTAATTACATCGGGGTTAGAATCAAATAATTTAATAAGGGGTTCACCTAAAAAGTAAAGGGTTATTGTTACAAAAGCTGCTGTAACGGTAGTCATTAAAACAGTGGTAAGGTAACCTTTTTTAACCCGATGGAGCTTATTAGCCCCTATATTTTGACCTACAAAGGTAGAAATTGCAGTTCCAAAATTCATAAAAGGCATAATAGCAAAGGAATCAATCCGGCCTGCCGCTGTATAGGCTGCCATTGTAATTTCACCGAAGGAATTGACCATCCTTTGTACAGCTAACATCCCCAGTGAAAATAAAGTTTGCTGGATCCCTGTGGGAATTCCTATTTTCAATGATTTGGCAAATATCCCTTTATCAAAGGTTAGGTCTTTTAAGCTAACATATAAAATTGAGTTATTCTTTCTTAGGTAATATAGGCCAAAGATAAAGGAAGAGGTTTGAGCAATTATAGTTGCCCAAGCTACACCGGCAACTCCCCAACGGAAAACACCGACGAAAAGTAAGTCTAAAAGGATATTGATAACAGAAGAGATGATTAAAAATATTAATGGGGTCTTTGAATCGCCTACTCCCCTTAAAATAGCACTTATGGCATTATAGCCAAACATTGATACCATTCCTATGAACATGATATTTAAATAAGTTTGGGCTAAAGGAAGTACTGATGGAGGAGTATTTAGGAATAGGAGGATATTTGAACTAAAGGTTAATCCTATAATAGTAGTTAATAAGGAAGCAAAAAACAAAAAAATATAAGTAGTAGTAACTGTTTTTTTAACCATTCGGAAATCTTTAGCTCCAAAGTATTGGGAAACCAAGATAGTTGCACCCATGGTAATTCCCATAAGGAGTGCCACAAGCAAGAATATAATAGGGAAGCTTGAACCTACAGCTGCTAAAGCTTCAGTACCTTCAAACTTTCCTATTACAATACTATCAACGGTATTATATAATTGTTGAAAAACATTGCCTATCAGCATAGGTAAAGTAAAGTAAAAAATTTGTTTGGGGATATTACCTTGTGTTAAATCTTTCATAAAATAACGCCTCCTAAGTTGATACACTTTATCTTAAAATATTTCTACTATAGAAATATTTTAAGATAAAAAAGTTCTATAGTCAATAAAAATATTAATATAGAATTTTATTATTATTTTTTTTATTAAATTTATTGATAATTTTTTTTAAAATAATATAATTTAATTAATAGTAGTAGACTAATAAATCTATCCTTTATAAAGGAGTCATTTAAAATATGGGTATTAAGAAGGGGGGATTGTTGTGCCTAATTTGCTGTTTGAACTGAAGAAAGTATTAAAGAATAAAAAAATATTAGTTATTATATTAGTAAGTTTGATGATTTCATCCTTAAATTTTTGTTGGAACTATATCAATATGAACTGGTATGGAGTAGATTTATTTAATAGAATTTTTGAAATTAGTTTAGAAATAAGTGAATCCCGTAATACTTATCAAAAATTAATGACTGATGCAGGATTAACACCCCATGAAATAAGAAGGCATATGGTTCTGTTCACAGAAATGGAAAATAGTATCCGTAAATTTGAACAATACCGTGATAATAGGCATAAATTTAGATATGAGATACCGAAACAGATGTTAGCCTTCTATGAAGCATACGAAAAGTATTCAGAAGATAGACAAATTAATGCCAATGGAAGACAGTTTTTTCACTTATATAGAGGAGATATTGAAAGGTTAAATTTAGAAAAAGCTTTTTTTCAAGAATTAGTAGATAAAGGGTTACCCTATGAAGATCCTAATTTTTCACTCTCAGGAGCAAACCTACTAAAAAATCTTATAGATACGATCTTTGGTAATATATTGATCATTCTACTGATTTTTATCTTAGTAGATATTTTTTCGGGAGAAAAAACTAGTGGAGGGGAAAAGCTTCGCTTAATTCAGCCAGTTAAAAGGAAAAATATTTTGGTAGCTAAAATTATCACTTCTTTTATTCTCGTGTTATTGCTTTTATTTTCAACAATGATCTTTACCTATCTTTTTGCTCTATTATTTGGAGATGGTTTTGGTTCAATGGCTTATCCCCTTCAAAAATATTATAGTTTAGAAAAGGTTGGAGTAAGTATTGGTGAATACTTAAGTTTAGGGATTCTTTATTATATTCTTTATATTTTATTTATAATCTCTTGTATAGCATTACTAACTACAATATTTAAAGAAACTTCTATCGTAGCTGTATGCACAATATTTATAACTATTTTAGGGGCTATGACTGTTCCAAGAGAGTGGAAAGACTATAGTTTACTATTGCAAGGGTTACCTATTATTGGAGAAATACCTGAGGTAAAACCTATTAACTATATGAATCCCTTTACTTATCAACAATTTGAAAGATTAATTTTAGGTTTAGATAAAAGTCCACTAATTCTCCTTGGAATAATGGTGTTTTATTCTATTGCATTACTATTTTTAACTTGTCATCTTAGCAAGGTTACTTTAATTCAAAATTTTAGCCTAACCTTTAAAATAAAAGATGGAGAAGAAAGTTTAAAGAAAATAGAAAAACAGAAAAACTATCCTTTGCCATATTTTCGATTTGAGTTATTAAAGATTTTTAAGAGAAAAACTACTACTATTCCTTACTTCCTAGTATTTATATTTGTTTTGGGATACGGTCTAATGATGGTTAATAGCTATGAGAAGTTGATAGATAACGAAAGAGTCTTTTATAATTCTCAGGCTTTGCAGTATGCTGCATTTATAGAAGAAACAGAAAGAAGGTTAGAAGATAACAATTTAGAACGGGAGATAGTAGAAGGCTTACTAAGGAGCAAAGAGAAATATATTAGAGAATATAATAACAATATAAGGGCAGCAAATGCTTTCTTAAATAGGGATATAGATGAAATGGTAGAAATGCAAAAATATTTTTTAATAACTCATTCAGATATTATGAGGGGAGGCTATCCCTTACAAGCTAGGGCAGTTTTTCTGGAAAAGTTAGATGAAATAAAGGAAAGAAAGGTACAACCG contains the following coding sequences:
- a CDS encoding ABC transporter permease subunit, with the protein product MPNLLFELKKVLKNKKILVIILVSLMISSLNFCWNYINMNWYGVDLFNRIFEISLEISESRNTYQKLMTDAGLTPHEIRRHMVLFTEMENSIRKFEQYRDNRHKFRYEIPKQMLAFYEAYEKYSEDRQINANGRQFFHLYRGDIERLNLEKAFFQELVDKGLPYEDPNFSLSGANLLKNLIDTIFGNILIILLIFILVDIFSGEKTSGGEKLRLIQPVKRKNILVAKIITSFILVLLLLFSTMIFTYLFALLFGDGFGSMAYPLQKYYSLEKVGVSIGEYLSLGILYYILYILFIISCIALLTTIFKETSIVAVCTIFITILGAMTVPREWKDYSLLLQGLPIIGEIPEVKPINYMNPFTYQQFERLILGLDKSPLILLGIMVFYSIALLFLTCHLSKVTLIQNFSLTFKIKDGEESLKKIEKQKNYPLPYFRFELLKIFKRKTTTIPYFLVFIFVLGYGLMMVNSYEKLIDNERVFYNSQALQYAAFIEETERRLEDNNLEREIVEGLLRSKEKYIREYNNNIRAANAFLNRDIDEMVEMQKYFLITHSDIMRGGYPLQARAVFLEKLDEIKERKVQPILSNGLLFWVATNSPFANEISLTNKLEFDIVQPSITYIINSLFKNKISILLLVVFAISFFWGFSDETHDTNTMFLLNIQPINKKRIYFGKIFAQIIAFLVMIGIILGGLFITLKIAGSPVEGNFPAVQYINQIDENYEGITLNRRLLIENRGRKISARDANKLMGITFRNMSEQNWELVVLFALTGLVIIAFATLLSLKIKNKFLVSLVTILVFAMGFFLSRYILRRYSILLPFIWLDQPLVATGIASMIFNLNFLNSFLGIFVLTVWFTLFVYWGYREFNKQWGRG
- a CDS encoding MATE family efflux transporter; its protein translation is MKDLTQGNIPKQIFYFTLPMLIGNVFQQLYNTVDSIVIGKFEGTEALAAVGSSFPIIFLLVALLMGITMGATILVSQYFGAKDFRMVKKTVTTTYIFLFFASLLTTIIGLTFSSNILLFLNTPPSVLPLAQTYLNIMFIGMVSMFGYNAISAILRGVGDSKTPLIFLIISSVINILLDLLFVGVFRWGVAGVAWATIIAQTSSFIFGLYYLRKNNSILYVSLKDLTFDKGIFAKSLKIGIPTGIQQTLFSLGMLAVQRMVNSFGEITMAAYTAAGRIDSFAIMPFMNFGTAISTFVGQNIGANKLHRVKKGYLTTVLMTTVTAAFVTITLYFLGEPLIKLFDSNPDVINIGLRKIRIVSTFYILIGIMFVTLGVIRGAGDAFVPMIISILTLWLIRIPVASLLIPYLGSDGIWWSFPIGWAVGIVLSLGYYSTGRWKNKAVIKHKPLVEVDEDDSEFKMEVATNAR